The Cuculus canorus isolate bCucCan1 chromosome 5, bCucCan1.pri, whole genome shotgun sequence genome window below encodes:
- the SDHAF2 gene encoding succinate dehydrogenase assembly factor 2, mitochondrial isoform X1 encodes MSPALSIYCSQLRSLPRLALGRHMVGPACLQRGYRGASPPDSGKDMLEIPLPPWQERPDEPLETKRARLLYESRKRGMLENCILLSLFAKENLNRMSEQQLNLYDRLINEPSNDWDIYYWATEAKPPPAEFENDVMAMLQEFAKNKKKEQRLRQPDLEYLFEPPH; translated from the exons ATGTCCCCTGCCCTATCCATATACTGTTCACAGCTCCGCTCCTTGCCCAGGCTGGCTCTGGGCCGCCACATGGTGGGGCCAGCATGCCTGCAGCGTGGCTACCGTGGGGCCTCCCCACCGGACTCAGGCAAGGACATGCTGGAGATCCCCTTGCCCCCCTGGCAGGAGCGGCCGGACGAGCCACTGGAGACCAAGAGAGCCCGGCTGCTCTATGAGAGCCGGAAGCGGGGGATGCTGGAGAACTGCATCCTGCTCAG CCTCTTTGCAAAGGAGAACCTGAACCGCATGAGCGAGCAGCAGCTGAACCTCTACGACCGGCTCATCAACGAACCCAGCAACGACTGGGACATCTACTACTGGGCCACAG AAGCCAAGCCACCGCCGGCCGAGTTTGAGAATGACGTGATGGCCATGCTGCAGGAGTTTGCCAAGAACAAGAAGAAGGAGCAGAGGCTGCGGCAGCCAGACCTGGAATATCTTTTTGAGCCACCCCACTGA
- the SDHAF2 gene encoding succinate dehydrogenase assembly factor 2, mitochondrial isoform X2, which translates to MAAARLRSLPRLALGRHMVGPACLQRGYRGASPPDSGKDMLEIPLPPWQERPDEPLETKRARLLYESRKRGMLENCILLSLFAKENLNRMSEQQLNLYDRLINEPSNDWDIYYWATEAKPPPAEFENDVMAMLQEFAKNKKKEQRLRQPDLEYLFEPPH; encoded by the exons ATGGCGGCGGCTAGG CTCCGCTCCTTGCCCAGGCTGGCTCTGGGCCGCCACATGGTGGGGCCAGCATGCCTGCAGCGTGGCTACCGTGGGGCCTCCCCACCGGACTCAGGCAAGGACATGCTGGAGATCCCCTTGCCCCCCTGGCAGGAGCGGCCGGACGAGCCACTGGAGACCAAGAGAGCCCGGCTGCTCTATGAGAGCCGGAAGCGGGGGATGCTGGAGAACTGCATCCTGCTCAG CCTCTTTGCAAAGGAGAACCTGAACCGCATGAGCGAGCAGCAGCTGAACCTCTACGACCGGCTCATCAACGAACCCAGCAACGACTGGGACATCTACTACTGGGCCACAG AAGCCAAGCCACCGCCGGCCGAGTTTGAGAATGACGTGATGGCCATGCTGCAGGAGTTTGCCAAGAACAAGAAGAAGGAGCAGAGGCTGCGGCAGCCAGACCTGGAATATCTTTTTGAGCCACCCCACTGA
- the LOC128852278 gene encoding uncharacterized protein LOC128852278 isoform X3, whose translation MKGIPDAPVVPRQWFESLGGQGITAPVTRRHHHHPNGDIPQPPLARGRQKLLWGSPTAASAFPFVHPSLQDVGLGTAGRAHTSMNLYTTNYAVANGQQHLHPHISHPTESGFVTNNLSAVFNLLCPPSRAEGYCLHTAVSTTTEHFQPLCFPEDRSLLAQCNYQPQKSCYSHLHTGVEGPQDMGQCSKNNCTGPTCPDVLQKMTIGAKEPPGFSVATWRSDGILPPGGEKILVLPTISKRGSAFIWEVPGCQGMEIRRTSSHCLGAEGLPKVGHPIPLMSQGLQVPRVIRASLPGQYRAVRKEPLGFTTKNGQYPALPLAVPAWCWWGPTWMGRPMASIQPPHPSGFTTNNDPTKI comes from the exons ATGAAG GGTATCCCAGACGCACCCGTGGTCCCCAGGCAGTGGTTTGAGTCCCTTGGTGGCCAAGGTATCACGGCACCAGTTACCAGGAGACACCATCACCATCCCAACGGAGACATTCCACAGCCACCCCTGGCTCGGGGCAGGCAGAAGCTactgtggggcagccccaccgCAGCATCTGCCTTTCCGTTTGtccatccctccctgcaggACGTGGGGCTGGGCACGGCAGGGAGAGCACACACCAGCATGAACTTGTACACCACAAACTATGCAGTGGCTAATG GCCAGCAGCATTTACATCCCCACATCAGCCACCCCACCGAGAGCGGCTTTGTGACCAACAACCTCTCAGCCGTCTTCAACCTTCTCTGCCCACCCAGCAGAGCGGAGGG CTACTGCCTCCACACTGCTGTGTCCACCACCACTGAGCACTTCCAGCCCCTCTGTTTCCCCGAAGACCGGAGCCTCCTGGCCCAGTGCAACTACCAGCCACAGAAGAGCTGCTATTCTCACCTCCACACTGGAGTGGAAGGTCCTCAGGACATGGGGCAATGCAGCAAGAACAACTGCACCGGTCCTACCTGTCCAG ATGTTCTCCAGAAGATGACCATTGGTGCCAAAGAGCCACCAGGCTTCTCCGTGGCCACCTGGAGGAGTGACGGCATTCTGCCACCC GGTGGTGAGAAGATCCTAGTGCTGCCGACGATCTCCAAAAGAGGCAGTGCGTTCATCTGGGAGGTGCCAGGCTGCCAGGGCATGGAGATAAGAAGGACCTCATCCCACTGCCTGGGCGCAGAG GGCTTGCCCAAGGTGGGTCACCCCATCCCACTCATGTCCCAAGGGCTGCAGGTGCCACGAGTGATCCGGGCCAGCTTGCCAGGACAATACCGTGCTGTCAGGAAG GAGCCGTTGGGGTTTACCACCAAGAATGGCCAGTACCCGGCCCTGCCTCTCGCTGTGCCAG CTTGGTGTTGGTGGGGTCCAACTTGGATGGGGAGACCCATGGCGAGCATCCAGCCCCCGCACCCGAGTGGCTTCACCACCAACAATGACCCCACCAAGATCTGA
- the LRRC10B gene encoding leucine-rich repeat-containing protein 10B, whose translation MGSGGSSGRGARLAVAEGPEGTEQRLELRGRQLPEELWAQRGLRKLYLSGAGLRELPAELESLEHLRTLALDGNELLEVPEALCYLPRLVHLYLGRNGLQGLPPAFARLQNLRCLWLEGNFLARFPLALLHLPELRSLQLGDNRLSRLPAGLPRMAGLRGLWLYGNRFEEFPPVLLRMVRLRVLDLDRNNISRFPDLVCLADLCLLSYDHNPVRQPPSVGDSVQLVGDGAQEFMEARQERLQSLQQQEEEEEEGTEVSPTAPRVDSPLLENGDGSFAALPGSQEET comes from the coding sequence ATGGGGAGCGGCGGCTCCTCGGGGCGCGGGGCGCGTTTGGCGGTGGCCGAAGGGCCCGAGGGCACGGAGCAGCGGCTGGAGCTGCGGGGCAGGCAGCTGCCGGAGGAGCTGTGGGCGCAGCGGGGGCTGCGGAAGCTCTACCTGAgcggggcggggctgcgggagcTGCCGGCCGAGCTGGAGTCCCTGGAGCACCTCCGCACGCTCGCCCTGGACGGTAACGAGCTGCTGGAGGTGCCCGAGGCTCTGTGCTACCTGCCCCGCTTGGTGCATCTTTACCTGGGTCGCAACGGGCTGCAGGGGCTGCCGCCCGCCTTCGCCCGCCTGCAGAACCTGCGCTGTCTCTGGCTGGAGGGCAACTTCCTCGCCCGCTTCCCCCTCGCCCTCCTTCACCTGCCCGAGCTCCGCAGCCTCCAGCTCGGGGACAACCGTCTGAGCCGCCTGCCCGCGGGGCTGCCGCGCATGGCCGGCCTGCGAGGCCTCTGGCTCTACGGGAACCGCTTCGAGGAGTTTCCCCCTGTGCTCTTGCGCATGGTTCGCCTCCGCGTCCTCGACCTGGATCGCAACAACATCTCCCGCTTCCCTGACTTGGTTTGCCTTGCCGACCTCTGCCTCCTCTCTTACGACCACAATCCCGTCCGGCAGCCGCCCAGCGTTGGCGATTCTGTCCAGCTGGTGGGCGATGGGGCACAGGAGTTCATGGAAGCACGGCAAGAACGCCTGCAGAGCCTTCAGcagcaagaagaggaggaggaggaaggcactGAGGTCTCCCCTACAGCCCCCAGGGTTGACTCCCCACTCCTGGAAAATGGGGACGGCAgctttgcagctctgccaggctcCCAAGAGGAAACATGA
- the LOC128852278 gene encoding uncharacterized protein LOC128852278 isoform X1, translated as MKGIPDAPVVPRQWFESLGGQGITAPVTRRHHHHPNGDIPQPPLARGRQKLLWGSPTAASAFPFVHPSLQDVGLGTAGRAHTSMNLYTTNYAVANGQQHLHPHISHPTESGFVTNNLSAVFNLLCPPSRAEGYCLHTAVSTTTEHFQPLCFPEDRSLLAQCNYQPQKSCYSHLHTGVEGPQDMGQCSKNNCTGPTCPDVLQKMTIGAKEPPGFSVATWRSDGILPPVSPSPLDLLSPTTLPFPLHPMKCISQCRAEDMHVPAIPSICQGGEKILVLPTISKRGSAFIWEVPGCQGMEIRRTSSHCLGAEGLPKVGHPIPLMSQGLQVPRVIRASLPGQYRAVRKEPLGFTTKNGQYPALPLAVPAWCWWGPTWMGRPMASIQPPHPSGFTTNNDPTKI; from the exons ATGAAG GGTATCCCAGACGCACCCGTGGTCCCCAGGCAGTGGTTTGAGTCCCTTGGTGGCCAAGGTATCACGGCACCAGTTACCAGGAGACACCATCACCATCCCAACGGAGACATTCCACAGCCACCCCTGGCTCGGGGCAGGCAGAAGCTactgtggggcagccccaccgCAGCATCTGCCTTTCCGTTTGtccatccctccctgcaggACGTGGGGCTGGGCACGGCAGGGAGAGCACACACCAGCATGAACTTGTACACCACAAACTATGCAGTGGCTAATG GCCAGCAGCATTTACATCCCCACATCAGCCACCCCACCGAGAGCGGCTTTGTGACCAACAACCTCTCAGCCGTCTTCAACCTTCTCTGCCCACCCAGCAGAGCGGAGGG CTACTGCCTCCACACTGCTGTGTCCACCACCACTGAGCACTTCCAGCCCCTCTGTTTCCCCGAAGACCGGAGCCTCCTGGCCCAGTGCAACTACCAGCCACAGAAGAGCTGCTATTCTCACCTCCACACTGGAGTGGAAGGTCCTCAGGACATGGGGCAATGCAGCAAGAACAACTGCACCGGTCCTACCTGTCCAG ATGTTCTCCAGAAGATGACCATTGGTGCCAAAGAGCCACCAGGCTTCTCCGTGGCCACCTGGAGGAGTGACGGCATTCTGCCACCCGTGAGCCCCAGCCCCCTGGATCTCCTGTCCCCCACTACTCTCCCATTCCCGCTGCACCCCATGAAATGCATTTCCCAGTGTAGGGCAGAGGACATGCATGTCCCAGCCATCCCATCCATCTGCCAGGGTGGTGAGAAGATCCTAGTGCTGCCGACGATCTCCAAAAGAGGCAGTGCGTTCATCTGGGAGGTGCCAGGCTGCCAGGGCATGGAGATAAGAAGGACCTCATCCCACTGCCTGGGCGCAGAG GGCTTGCCCAAGGTGGGTCACCCCATCCCACTCATGTCCCAAGGGCTGCAGGTGCCACGAGTGATCCGGGCCAGCTTGCCAGGACAATACCGTGCTGTCAGGAAG GAGCCGTTGGGGTTTACCACCAAGAATGGCCAGTACCCGGCCCTGCCTCTCGCTGTGCCAG CTTGGTGTTGGTGGGGTCCAACTTGGATGGGGAGACCCATGGCGAGCATCCAGCCCCCGCACCCGAGTGGCTTCACCACCAACAATGACCCCACCAAGATCTGA
- the LOC128852278 gene encoding uncharacterized protein LOC128852278 isoform X2 has translation MKGIPDAPVVPRQWFESLGGQGITAPVTRRHHHHPNGDIPQPPLARGRQKLLWGSPTAASAFPFVHPSLQDVGLGTAGRAHTSMNLYTTNYAVANGQQHLHPHISHPTESGFVTNNLSAVFNLLCPPSRAEGYCLHTAVSTTTEHFQPLCFPEDRSLLAQCNYQPQKSCYSHLHTGVEGPQDMGQCSKNNCTGPTCPDVLQKMTIGAKEPPGFSVATWRSDGILPPCRAEDMHVPAIPSICQGGEKILVLPTISKRGSAFIWEVPGCQGMEIRRTSSHCLGAEGLPKVGHPIPLMSQGLQVPRVIRASLPGQYRAVRKEPLGFTTKNGQYPALPLAVPAWCWWGPTWMGRPMASIQPPHPSGFTTNNDPTKI, from the exons ATGAAG GGTATCCCAGACGCACCCGTGGTCCCCAGGCAGTGGTTTGAGTCCCTTGGTGGCCAAGGTATCACGGCACCAGTTACCAGGAGACACCATCACCATCCCAACGGAGACATTCCACAGCCACCCCTGGCTCGGGGCAGGCAGAAGCTactgtggggcagccccaccgCAGCATCTGCCTTTCCGTTTGtccatccctccctgcaggACGTGGGGCTGGGCACGGCAGGGAGAGCACACACCAGCATGAACTTGTACACCACAAACTATGCAGTGGCTAATG GCCAGCAGCATTTACATCCCCACATCAGCCACCCCACCGAGAGCGGCTTTGTGACCAACAACCTCTCAGCCGTCTTCAACCTTCTCTGCCCACCCAGCAGAGCGGAGGG CTACTGCCTCCACACTGCTGTGTCCACCACCACTGAGCACTTCCAGCCCCTCTGTTTCCCCGAAGACCGGAGCCTCCTGGCCCAGTGCAACTACCAGCCACAGAAGAGCTGCTATTCTCACCTCCACACTGGAGTGGAAGGTCCTCAGGACATGGGGCAATGCAGCAAGAACAACTGCACCGGTCCTACCTGTCCAG ATGTTCTCCAGAAGATGACCATTGGTGCCAAAGAGCCACCAGGCTTCTCCGTGGCCACCTGGAGGAGTGACGGCATTCTGCCACCC TGTAGGGCAGAGGACATGCATGTCCCAGCCATCCCATCCATCTGCCAGGGTGGTGAGAAGATCCTAGTGCTGCCGACGATCTCCAAAAGAGGCAGTGCGTTCATCTGGGAGGTGCCAGGCTGCCAGGGCATGGAGATAAGAAGGACCTCATCCCACTGCCTGGGCGCAGAG GGCTTGCCCAAGGTGGGTCACCCCATCCCACTCATGTCCCAAGGGCTGCAGGTGCCACGAGTGATCCGGGCCAGCTTGCCAGGACAATACCGTGCTGTCAGGAAG GAGCCGTTGGGGTTTACCACCAAGAATGGCCAGTACCCGGCCCTGCCTCTCGCTGTGCCAG CTTGGTGTTGGTGGGGTCCAACTTGGATGGGGAGACCCATGGCGAGCATCCAGCCCCCGCACCCGAGTGGCTTCACCACCAACAATGACCCCACCAAGATCTGA